Within the Nitratireductor basaltis genome, the region TGAGCGGGCGCAGGCCGCGCGGCGCATTCGAATATTGGGCGCATGAAGCCTCGCTGTTGCCGGTCGAGGATCAGCCGCTGTTTCGGTGGAGGATGGAAAGGGCGCGCCGAGGGGTCGGGATCTATAGTGGCCTTGCGCGTTTCGGGCGGGAGAAGCAGGCGTTCATCCGCAGCGTTCTTGACCGCGTTGCAGATGATGGTCCCCTCACCTGTTCGGCCATCGAAGGGCACAAGGGACAAGCCGGTTGGTGGGAATGGTCTGACGCCAAGAGAGCGCTTGAATGGCTGTTCTGGGCCGGCCTCGTCACCACGCATTCGCGCGGCGCAAATTTCGAGCGCGTCTATGATTTGCCCGAGCGGGTGCTGCCCGAGCGGGTCCTGGATGCTCCCACACCTCACGAGGCCGATGCACAGCGCATGCTTGTCGCAAATGCTGCCCGAGCACTTGGCATTGCGACCCAGTCGGACCTGCGCGACTACTACCGGCTCGCACCGGCAGACGCCTATCCGCGAATCAACGAGCTGGTGGAAGACGGTGTGCTGGAGCCGGTAGCCGTAAGAGGCTGGCGCAACATCGCCTATCTGCACCGCGACGCGCGAAAGCCTCGTCCCGTGCGCGCCAGTGCGCTTCTCGCGCCGTTCGACCCGCTGATATGGGAACGAACGCGCGCCGAGCGGATCTTTGGCTTTCGCTACCGCATCGAGATCTACACGCCTGCCCACAAGCGACAGCACGGATATTATGTCTATCCGTTTCTGCTGGGTGAAAAGCTTGCTGCGCGCGTCGATTTGAAAGCGGATCGCAAGGCGGGGATGCTGCTGGTTCAAAACGCCACGCTTGAGGAAGCCCAGGCCAGCGGGGAAACTGCACATGCGCTCGCGGCACGTCTGTCGAACATGGCGTCATGGCTGGGACTAAATGGCGTGATCGTCCGCAGCGAGGGCTATTTCAGTGCCGATGTCACCCGGTCCCTCTCCCAGACATAGGAAACCGGGCACAACGAGGTGCCCGGTCATGAGAAATTTCGATTCGGATCAGGCGCTTATTCCGCCTTCTTCAACTGGCCTGGAGCGCAATCACGAGCGTGGTCGACATCGCCCATCTTCTGGGCCTGTCCCGGCGCAACCTCGCCAGCCGGGTTTTTTACCGCATCGTCGCAAACCGAAGCCGTGGTTTCGTCACTGATTTCACCGTCCAGATTGGCATCGGCATCGGCGGTCGTTTCGCCATCCGCGTTCAGATCTGCGTCACCCTCGGTAGCGACATCGGCATCGGCCTCTGCATCCACGTCCGCATCGGCATCAGCGTTCAGATCATCATCAGCAGAGGTGCCGGTGCCGCCTGCATCTGCGTCAGCCGTGGCATCGGTCGAGCCGTCTGCCGTAGCGCCAGTCGAGCCACCGGACGTGCCAGCGGTTGCGGTCCCGTCATTATTGACGGTTGAACCGCCAGTTGCCGAACCACCGGCTGCCATCTGCTGCATGACAAGCTGGGTTAGCTCTTGCGAGCCGGTCGTGGCGGTGCAGTTGGCATCACCGGTGGACAGCTGGGCCGACAGAACATTCACGTTCACATCACACACATTGGCTGCAACATTGACCGGCACCTGAACCGTCACAGGAATGTTGTTGTCTTCAACGTTGAGATCAACAGCGATGTCCTGCAGCACGTCCTGGATATTCACATTGACCAGACCTTCAAGCGAGGGCGTCGTCTGGGCGGTGGCAAGACCGGTGGAAAGGCCAAGGGCAGCGATCGAGAGAGCAAGGCGTTTCATGAGTACCTCCTTTTGAAACTGGCTCGTGCCCCGTCGAACATCCCCGTTCGGCAGA harbors:
- a CDS encoding winged helix-turn-helix domain-containing protein: MQTLTNLQARRIALLAQGFGDPEPKEVGRAQLLKTLRRIGLFQIDSVNVAVRAHYMPLYSRMGAYRQELLERVSGRRPRGAFEYWAHEASLLPVEDQPLFRWRMERARRGVGIYSGLARFGREKQAFIRSVLDRVADDGPLTCSAIEGHKGQAGWWEWSDAKRALEWLFWAGLVTTHSRGANFERVYDLPERVLPERVLDAPTPHEADAQRMLVANAARALGIATQSDLRDYYRLAPADAYPRINELVEDGVLEPVAVRGWRNIAYLHRDARKPRPVRASALLAPFDPLIWERTRAERIFGFRYRIEIYTPAHKRQHGYYVYPFLLGEKLAARVDLKADRKAGMLLVQNATLEEAQASGETAHALAARLSNMASWLGLNGVIVRSEGYFSADVTRSLSQT